The proteins below are encoded in one region of Trueperaceae bacterium:
- the gmk gene encoding guanylate kinase — protein sequence MTRRGTLFVMTGASGVGKDTIRKATLPNLENLFYSVSATTRAQRPGEVHGQHYYFFDREEFERMIARDELLEYAEYVGDYYGTPAGPVRENLERGRDVLLELELVGARQVKQRMGEAVMVFIAPPSLIELERRLRGRGTDSEEKIQKRLTRAREEIKAVREFDYVVVNDRLEEAAETFAAIIRAERARAQHLGSDDVERFLREE from the coding sequence ACCATCCGCAAGGCCACCCTGCCTAACCTCGAGAACCTCTTCTACTCCGTGTCGGCAACCACCCGGGCTCAACGGCCGGGCGAGGTTCACGGACAGCACTACTACTTCTTCGACAGAGAAGAGTTCGAGCGCATGATCGCTCGCGATGAACTGCTCGAGTACGCCGAGTACGTCGGCGATTACTACGGCACGCCGGCGGGACCGGTGCGGGAGAACCTCGAACGGGGCCGCGATGTCCTGCTCGAACTCGAACTCGTGGGCGCACGACAGGTCAAGCAGAGGATGGGAGAGGCGGTCATGGTCTTCATCGCGCCCCCGTCGCTCATCGAGCTCGAGCGCCGGCTCCGTGGACGGGGCACCGACAGCGAGGAGAAGATCCAGAAGCGGCTCACTCGGGCGCGCGAAGAGATAAAGGCAGTGCGCGAGTTCGATTACGTGGTGGTCAACGATCGCCTCGAAGAGGCCGCGGAGACCTTCGCGGCCATCATCAGGGCAGAACGGGCGCGGGCGCAGCACCTGGGCAGCGACGACGTAGAGCGCTTCCTGAGGGAGGAGTAG
- the coaBC gene encoding bifunctional phosphopantothenoylcysteine decarboxylase/phosphopantothenate--cysteine ligase CoaBC, protein MVVAVSGGAAAIKTPFVLRRLREAGFEVRAAATDDAYRFVTALSLSLAAGGEVFDRGAWFSPRGRALHLEWAAWADLLLVAPASADALASAAGGRGDDVISALVLAGARRVAWAPAMNGGMWRNRAVQRNVERLVADGHLILGPSEGAMATEGEEPGPGRMLEPEELTARVRAIVERSDLRGRSLLVSAGPTREFLDPVRFISNPSSGRMGYAIAEAAAQRGAEVTLVTGPTEVRPPAGAELVRVVTAEEMLAALADRFDACDALVMTAAVADWKAAVPAGQKQPKVGERRSLELIRTPDILETLGGRKRNQVMVGFAMETDEGVTRAAEKARRKHLDFICLNYPTREGSGFGGDENEVTLVTTDGASEPLPRMSKRRLADIILDRVARLLGSWVEADRY, encoded by the coding sequence GTGGTCGTCGCCGTCAGCGGCGGGGCCGCCGCGATCAAGACGCCGTTCGTGCTCAGGCGCCTCCGTGAGGCCGGATTCGAGGTCCGGGCCGCCGCCACCGACGACGCCTACCGGTTCGTCACCGCGCTCTCGCTCTCCCTAGCCGCGGGCGGGGAGGTATTCGATCGCGGCGCCTGGTTCTCGCCTCGTGGGCGAGCGCTGCACCTGGAGTGGGCCGCCTGGGCGGATCTGCTGCTGGTGGCGCCGGCCAGCGCCGACGCGCTCGCTTCGGCGGCTGGCGGCCGGGGGGATGATGTCATCTCGGCCCTGGTGTTGGCGGGCGCGAGGAGGGTCGCCTGGGCGCCTGCGATGAACGGCGGGATGTGGCGCAATCGGGCCGTACAGCGCAACGTCGAGCGTCTCGTCGCCGACGGTCATCTGATCCTGGGGCCTTCCGAGGGGGCCATGGCAACGGAGGGCGAGGAACCCGGACCGGGTCGGATGCTGGAGCCCGAGGAGCTGACCGCGCGGGTGCGCGCGATCGTGGAGCGCAGTGATCTGCGCGGCAGATCGCTTCTCGTTTCCGCGGGCCCCACGCGCGAATTCCTCGATCCCGTCCGGTTCATCAGCAACCCCTCCAGTGGGCGGATGGGCTACGCGATCGCCGAAGCCGCCGCGCAGCGCGGAGCGGAAGTCACCCTCGTGACCGGTCCGACGGAGGTGCGCCCGCCGGCGGGCGCAGAACTGGTTCGGGTGGTCACCGCCGAGGAGATGCTCGCTGCCCTGGCGGACCGTTTCGATGCCTGCGACGCTCTGGTCATGACCGCTGCGGTCGCCGATTGGAAAGCGGCCGTTCCGGCCGGCCAGAAGCAGCCGAAGGTAGGCGAGAGGCGATCTCTCGAGCTGATCCGCACTCCCGACATCCTCGAGACGCTCGGCGGCAGGAAACGAAACCAGGTGATGGTGGGTTTCGCCATGGAGACCGACGAGGGCGTGACCAGGGCCGCCGAAAAAGCACGGCGGAAGCATCTCGACTTCATCTGTCTCAACTACCCCACGAGGGAGGGAAGCGGGTTCGGGGGCGACGAGAACGAAGTAACCCTCGTCACGACCGACGGGGCCTCGGAGCCGTTGCCCAGGATGTCGAAGCGTCGTCTTGCCGACATCATCCTCGACAGGGTCGCCCGCCTGCTCGGTTCATGGGTAGAGGCCGACCGTTATTAG
- the argR gene encoding arginine repressor, which translates to MPSKEYRQRLIEELVENEFISTQAEIAEHLGRRGIKVTQATISRDVNELRLVRLPAGNGQHRYRSTPLAAQEDVLGELRQRFRLFVRDLDRGENTIVVTTDEGHASGIAYVIDKLDREEIVGSLAGQNTILVIARSTAGAKKILEEFEGLFE; encoded by the coding sequence ATGCCGAGCAAAGAGTACCGTCAACGGCTCATCGAGGAGCTCGTCGAGAACGAGTTCATCTCGACGCAGGCGGAGATCGCCGAGCACCTCGGCCGCCGCGGGATCAAAGTGACGCAGGCGACGATAAGCCGGGACGTCAACGAGCTCAGGCTCGTCCGCCTGCCGGCCGGCAACGGCCAACATCGCTACCGCTCTACTCCATTGGCCGCACAAGAAGATGTGCTCGGCGAACTCCGGCAGCGCTTCCGCCTCTTCGTCCGTGACCTGGACAGGGGTGAGAACACCATCGTCGTCACCACCGACGAAGGACACGCGAGCGGCATCGCCTACGTCATAGACAAGCTCGACCGTGAGGAGATCGTAGGCTCGCTAGCGGGGCAGAACACTATCCTCGTCATCGCCCGGTCCACCGCCGGGGCGAAGAAGATCCTCGAGGAGTTCGAGGGTCTGTTCGAGTAA
- the rpoZ gene encoding DNA-directed RNA polymerase subunit omega, producing the protein MAQEGYDELMALTDSRYRLTMITARRAAQLKSGIPTLLSPEEKPDTTNTVTIAMKELETGKPIRWGDELPSIEELSRVIEPERRPERQEFALGGEQRE; encoded by the coding sequence ATGGCTCAGGAAGGTTACGACGAACTGATGGCGCTCACCGACTCCAGGTACCGCCTCACCATGATCACCGCACGCCGGGCGGCGCAGCTCAAGAGCGGGATCCCGACCCTGCTCAGCCCGGAAGAGAAGCCCGATACGACGAACACCGTCACTATCGCGATGAAGGAGCTCGAGACGGGCAAGCCGATCCGTTGGGGCGACGAACTCCCCAGTATCGAAGAGCTTTCGCGGGTCATCGAGCCGGAACGTCGTCCTGAGCGGCAGGAGTTCGCTCTGGGCGGCGAGCAGAGGGAGTAG
- a CDS encoding GAF domain-containing sensor histidine kinase: protein MSRSVLNFRRTSSQEGESAGRWRPLVVSLYHKVKLARLWLPLTIVGVVLVYQLAVVPLGGEAWQFWSQLLFYSILGPIVTFVTLSWIAGEVRLREEAQEELSRLYGELQASHELLGDIQGVTEKFVAASDLETALETASRGITEVSGAQGTIVVMGAPGNELTSYFGLDPTLREEAIERSRALMEGRNHEERIVVDGQRIWVLSSRLVWAGQPAGSVHAYYREPPAGRERESFMILASEFSAAAEAVSSRTRDLVTLFEVDRSIRAEGNLERLLDTLLVHMVGRVAAEAGGVYLTDEEGMLHLGSAYGSSQEIQVRTVKPGSGLTGTVAVTREPRIVGRVEAPDLAAGSPFLRIGGSAVALPLLSEDSLLGVIVLAHSQPARFATSVLPFLGLLSGQVSLAVRNARAYLQSEELAIVEERARIAREIHDGVAQSLAFSALKLDLVERLLDRDPHKAAAEVAATKATIRETIKEVRRSIFALRPVELERHGFAETLRRYVADYGQQNEIQVELRQEESPVLSTKAEGVLFRIFQEAMNNVAKHARANRVIVTVGRDDHQGFVKIEDDGRGFDLSAVSDRVTSAGGLGLRQMRERVESRGGQFRVESSPGQGTTVYASVPE from the coding sequence GTGTCGAGGAGCGTGCTCAACTTCCGCAGGACCTCGAGTCAGGAGGGCGAGTCTGCCGGCCGGTGGCGCCCCCTGGTCGTGAGCCTCTATCACAAGGTGAAGCTCGCGCGGCTCTGGTTGCCGCTCACGATCGTCGGCGTAGTGCTCGTCTACCAGCTGGCGGTCGTTCCGTTGGGTGGCGAGGCCTGGCAGTTCTGGTCCCAGTTGCTCTTCTATTCGATACTCGGGCCCATCGTCACGTTCGTGACCCTCAGCTGGATCGCCGGCGAGGTTCGCCTGCGCGAGGAGGCGCAGGAGGAGCTGTCGCGACTCTACGGCGAGTTGCAGGCAAGCCACGAGCTGCTGGGCGACATCCAGGGTGTGACCGAGAAGTTCGTGGCGGCTTCCGATCTGGAAACGGCACTGGAGACCGCCTCCCGCGGGATCACCGAGGTCTCCGGGGCCCAGGGGACGATCGTCGTCATGGGTGCGCCCGGCAACGAGCTCACCAGTTACTTCGGCCTGGATCCCACCCTCCGCGAGGAGGCCATCGAGCGCAGTCGGGCGCTCATGGAGGGCCGCAACCACGAGGAGCGGATCGTGGTGGACGGCCAGCGCATCTGGGTGCTCTCCTCGCGTCTGGTGTGGGCAGGACAACCGGCCGGGAGCGTCCACGCCTACTACCGGGAGCCGCCGGCCGGGCGGGAGCGGGAGAGCTTCATGATCCTCGCTTCCGAATTCTCCGCCGCTGCCGAAGCCGTCAGCTCACGCACCCGGGACCTGGTGACGCTCTTCGAGGTCGACCGGAGCATAAGGGCCGAAGGCAACCTGGAGAGACTCCTCGACACGTTGCTGGTCCACATGGTGGGACGAGTGGCCGCCGAGGCGGGGGGCGTGTACCTCACGGACGAGGAGGGCATGCTGCACCTCGGATCCGCTTACGGAAGCAGCCAGGAGATCCAGGTGCGAACCGTGAAGCCAGGTTCCGGCCTGACCGGCACCGTCGCCGTTACCCGCGAACCGCGGATAGTCGGCCGAGTCGAGGCCCCCGACCTTGCCGCCGGGAGCCCATTCCTGAGGATCGGTGGCTCGGCTGTCGCACTGCCGCTGCTCAGCGAGGACTCCCTCCTGGGAGTGATCGTTCTGGCGCACTCCCAACCGGCGAGGTTCGCGACCTCGGTGCTGCCCTTCCTGGGACTGCTTTCCGGCCAGGTGAGCCTCGCCGTGCGCAACGCCCGGGCCTACCTCCAGTCGGAGGAGCTCGCCATCGTCGAGGAGCGAGCCCGCATCGCCCGGGAGATCCATGATGGGGTCGCGCAGAGCCTGGCATTCTCGGCCCTGAAGCTAGACCTGGTCGAGCGTCTCCTCGACCGCGACCCTCACAAGGCGGCGGCCGAGGTGGCCGCCACGAAGGCGACCATCCGCGAGACCATCAAGGAGGTGAGGCGCTCCATCTTCGCCTTGCGGCCCGTGGAGTTGGAGCGTCACGGCTTCGCGGAGACGCTGCGCCGCTACGTCGCAGACTACGGCCAGCAGAACGAGATCCAGGTCGAACTGCGGCAGGAGGAGTCCCCGGTGCTCTCAACGAAGGCGGAAGGCGTCCTCTTCCGCATCTTCCAGGAAGCGATGAACAACGTGGCCAAGCACGCCAGGGCCAACAGAGTCATCGTGACGGTGGGCAGGGACGACCATCAGGGCTTCGTCAAGATCGAAGACGACGGCCGTGGCTTCGATCTCTCGGCGGTGAGCGACCGGGTCACCAGCGCAGGCGGCCTGGGACTGCGGCAGATGCGCGAGCGGGTAGAGTCGCGAGGCGGACAGTTCCGGGTCGAGAGCTCTCCCGGCCAGGGCACGACAGTCTATGCCAGCGTGCCAGAGTAA
- a CDS encoding TraB/GumN family protein, with protein MQEPLVSDTEPRPDAGQPTAVVEAGGVRYTLLGTAHVSKSSADEVQRLIESGEFDAVAIELDDDRHAAMVDPDRWKKLDLFQIFKQGKAGAVMASLALGAFQQRLADQLGIQPGQEMRVAIEAAQKQGLRLLLVDRDIGVTLRRIYRNIPWWRRPLLMAGLFTSILSSDEIDAGEIEKLKEGDILEATFTEFAETSRELYEPLIAERDRYMALRLREEADGVRTPDEEALSPATRNVLVVLGAGHLKGVTTHLEAAGPRPDDLEAERSELEAVPPPSPWPKVISWLLIALVVFGFVLGFMRSPDLGLDLLSEWALITGALAAVGAIAALAHPLTVVGSLVAAPFTTLHPLLGAGMVAAAIELWLRKPTVADFETLRSDVTTLRGWWRNRVARTFVVFLFVTVGASAGFYIAGARNFGRIFRWLFG; from the coding sequence ATGCAGGAACCCCTTGTTTCCGATACCGAACCGCGGCCAGACGCCGGTCAACCCACCGCGGTCGTCGAGGCGGGAGGCGTGCGCTACACGCTCCTCGGCACGGCCCACGTGTCGAAATCGTCGGCCGATGAGGTGCAGCGGTTGATCGAGAGCGGCGAGTTCGATGCGGTAGCGATAGAACTGGACGACGACAGACACGCTGCGATGGTCGACCCGGACCGCTGGAAGAAACTCGACCTCTTCCAGATCTTCAAACAGGGCAAGGCCGGGGCGGTGATGGCGAGCTTGGCTCTCGGCGCGTTCCAGCAACGCCTGGCCGACCAGTTGGGGATCCAGCCTGGTCAGGAGATGCGCGTCGCCATCGAGGCTGCTCAGAAGCAGGGCCTTCGTCTGCTGCTGGTAGACCGCGACATCGGAGTGACGCTCAGGCGCATATACCGCAACATCCCGTGGTGGCGCAGACCGCTTCTCATGGCGGGACTCTTCACCAGCATCCTCTCGAGCGATGAGATCGACGCCGGCGAGATCGAGAAGCTCAAGGAAGGGGACATCCTCGAGGCGACGTTCACCGAGTTCGCCGAGACCTCCCGCGAACTCTACGAACCGCTGATCGCCGAGCGCGACCGTTACATGGCGCTGCGGCTGCGCGAGGAGGCCGACGGGGTGCGGACGCCGGACGAGGAAGCGCTTTCTCCCGCAACCCGAAATGTGCTGGTGGTTCTAGGGGCGGGCCACCTCAAGGGGGTCACGACTCACCTCGAGGCGGCTGGGCCACGGCCTGACGATCTGGAGGCCGAGCGATCCGAGCTGGAGGCTGTGCCGCCTCCCTCGCCGTGGCCCAAGGTGATCTCGTGGTTGCTCATCGCGCTGGTGGTCTTCGGTTTCGTGCTCGGTTTCATGCGCTCGCCCGACCTGGGCCTCGACCTGCTGAGCGAGTGGGCCCTCATCACCGGAGCGCTCGCCGCGGTCGGCGCGATAGCGGCGCTTGCCCACCCGCTTACAGTCGTAGGCTCACTGGTGGCTGCGCCGTTCACCACGCTCCACCCACTCCTGGGCGCCGGGATGGTGGCCGCGGCGATCGAGCTGTGGTTGCGCAAGCCGACGGTGGCTGACTTCGAGACGTTGAGAAGCGATGTGACCACCCTTCGTGGCTGGTGGCGCAACCGGGTTGCCCGCACGTTCGTCGTCTTCCTCTTCGTGACCGTGGGAGCGAGCGCCGGTTTCTACATCGCCGGCGCCCGCAATTTCGGTCGGATCTTCAGGTGGCTGTTCGGCTGA